Proteins from a genomic interval of Stenotrophomonas maltophilia:
- the rlmM gene encoding 23S rRNA (cytidine(2498)-2'-O)-methyltransferase RlmM: protein MAPVTETGIGLLCLCRQGFEPELAGELQFRAGEAGFAGYARTQRNDGYVLFMCDEAAALAPRLRWRELIFARQKLVVLAELPQLDPADRITPMLEVLADAPRFGDLWVEHPDSDAGKPLSGLARAFGNALRPALRKAGKLTDKPNNRLPRLHVVFVDGTHAFVCVADPADSAPWALGIPRLKLLPEAPSRSALKLDEALLTLLTPEEREALAKPGMRAADLGAAPGGWTWVLTRQHMHVLSIDNGPLRQHVLDTGLVEHLRADGFHWHPEQPLDWMVCDMVEQPRRVAERMATWFREGWCRHAIFNLKLPMKKRWDETRLCLDLFQDQAGKPLVVRAKQLYHDREEITVLASPLR, encoded by the coding sequence ATGGCGCCCGTTACTGAGACCGGCATCGGCCTGCTGTGCCTGTGCCGGCAGGGCTTCGAGCCCGAGTTGGCCGGCGAGCTGCAGTTCCGTGCCGGCGAAGCCGGTTTCGCCGGCTATGCGCGTACCCAGCGCAATGACGGCTATGTGCTTTTCATGTGCGACGAAGCTGCGGCACTGGCTCCGCGCCTGCGCTGGCGCGAGCTGATCTTCGCGCGGCAGAAGCTGGTCGTGCTGGCCGAGCTGCCGCAGTTGGACCCGGCTGACCGGATCACCCCGATGCTGGAGGTGCTGGCCGATGCGCCGCGCTTCGGTGACCTGTGGGTGGAGCACCCCGATTCGGACGCCGGCAAGCCGCTGTCCGGGCTGGCCCGTGCCTTCGGCAATGCACTGCGCCCGGCGCTGCGCAAGGCCGGCAAGCTCACTGACAAGCCAAACAATCGCCTGCCGCGCCTGCACGTGGTGTTCGTCGACGGCACCCACGCCTTCGTCTGCGTGGCCGACCCGGCCGACAGCGCGCCGTGGGCATTGGGCATCCCGCGCCTGAAGCTGCTGCCCGAAGCGCCCTCGCGTTCGGCACTGAAGCTGGACGAAGCGCTGCTGACCCTGCTGACGCCGGAAGAACGCGAAGCGCTGGCCAAGCCCGGCATGCGCGCGGCCGACCTCGGCGCCGCACCCGGCGGCTGGACCTGGGTGCTGACCCGCCAGCACATGCACGTGCTGAGCATCGACAACGGCCCGCTGCGCCAGCACGTGCTGGACACCGGCCTGGTCGAGCACCTGCGCGCCGATGGCTTCCACTGGCACCCGGAGCAGCCGCTGGACTGGATGGTCTGCGACATGGTCGAGCAGCCGCGCCGCGTGGCCGAACGCATGGCCACCTGGTTCCGCGAAGGCTGGTGCAGGCATGCGATCTTCAATCTGAAGCTGCCGATGAAGAAGCGCTGGGACGAAACCCGCTTGTGCCTGGACCTGTTCCAGGACCAGGCCGGCAAGCCGCTGGTGGTACGCGCCAAGCAGCTGTACCACGACCGTGAGGAGATCACGGTACTGGCCTCGCCGCTGCGCTGA
- a CDS encoding nucleoside deaminase, which translates to MLYAQVHLTLPAWIHDQIDLDRRYPGDEAKVALAIELSRLNVEHASGGPFGAVVFGPDDKVIAAGVNRVMPHATSLAHAENMAYMLAQQRLQTPRLNAVLSPVTLATSSQPCCQCYGATVWAGIDRLLIGANSADVEELTPFDEGPLPADWVGELNKRGIEVVQGLNRDAARSVLRAYGESDGARY; encoded by the coding sequence ATGCTGTACGCGCAAGTCCACCTGACCCTTCCCGCCTGGATCCACGACCAGATCGACCTGGATCGTCGATATCCGGGCGATGAGGCCAAGGTCGCGCTGGCGATCGAGCTGTCGCGGCTGAACGTCGAGCACGCCAGTGGCGGCCCGTTCGGCGCGGTGGTGTTCGGACCGGATGACAAGGTCATCGCCGCCGGCGTGAACCGGGTGATGCCGCATGCGACCTCGCTGGCGCACGCCGAGAACATGGCCTACATGCTGGCCCAGCAGCGCCTGCAGACCCCGCGCCTGAACGCGGTGCTGTCGCCGGTCACCCTGGCCACCAGTTCGCAGCCGTGCTGCCAGTGCTATGGCGCTACCGTGTGGGCCGGCATCGACCGCCTGCTGATCGGTGCCAACTCGGCCGACGTCGAAGAGCTGACCCCGTTCGATGAAGGCCCGCTGCCGGCCGACTGGGTGGGTGAACTCAACAAGCGCGGCATCGAAGTGGTGCAGGGCCTGAACCGCGACGCCGCGCGCAGCGTGCTGCGTGCCTATGGGGAAAGCGATGGCGCCCGTTACTGA
- a CDS encoding DUF6348 family protein has product MTTSSTALLPLLQQVLQDAGIACRVDGGALLLESGLRLTPHAMAAHARDNGGWQTSTVIEAQHPILFADGLFEYQHANGADERTSLQSGFQTWVRVDLATLQTAIGAEDAQGLPMMGLTYPAGDDGEEHERTVVLGPLAHYRAQEVDASTCSEDDHGSCPCCLFTRSMDAFDELLKARQFLAIRLFASRDAGGLCEADCRVNGHDFAAALPLLRAYAASWPQAGLEFRKQYVVIRTGSPG; this is encoded by the coding sequence ATGACCACCTCCTCCACCGCGCTCCTCCCACTGCTGCAGCAGGTCCTGCAGGACGCCGGCATCGCCTGCCGCGTCGACGGCGGTGCACTGCTGCTGGAAAGCGGACTGCGCCTGACCCCTCACGCAATGGCCGCGCACGCGCGCGACAATGGCGGCTGGCAGACGTCCACGGTCATCGAGGCACAGCACCCCATCCTGTTCGCTGATGGACTGTTCGAGTACCAGCACGCCAACGGTGCCGACGAACGGACCTCGCTGCAGTCCGGCTTCCAGACCTGGGTGCGGGTGGACCTGGCGACCCTGCAGACTGCGATCGGCGCCGAAGATGCACAGGGCCTGCCGATGATGGGCCTGACCTATCCGGCCGGTGACGATGGCGAGGAACACGAACGCACCGTGGTGCTGGGGCCGTTGGCGCACTACCGTGCGCAGGAAGTGGATGCCTCCACCTGCAGCGAAGACGATCATGGCTCCTGCCCCTGCTGCCTGTTCACCCGCAGCATGGACGCCTTCGACGAGCTGCTGAAAGCCCGCCAGTTCCTCGCCATCCGCCTGTTCGCCTCGCGCGATGCCGGTGGCCTGTGCGAGGCCGATTGCCGGGTCAACGGCCACGACTTCGCCGCCGCCCTGCCCCTGCTGCGCGCCTACGCGGCCAGCTGGCCGCAGGCCGGGCTGGAGTTCCGCAAGCAGTACGTGGTGATCCGCACCGGCTCGCCGGGCTGA
- a CDS encoding glutamine--tRNA ligase/YqeY domain fusion protein: MSEHTPASPETPADSHEKRDFIRQIVREDLASGKHQAIKTRFPPEPNGYLHIGHAKSICLNFGIAGEFSGVCNLRFDDTNPAKEDPEYVAAIQDDVRWLGFSWNELRHASDYFQTYYLAAEKLIEQGKAYVCDLSAEEVRAYRGTLTEPGRPSPWRDRSVEENLDLFRRMRAGEFPDGARTVRAKIDMASGNINLRDPALYRIKHVEHQNTGNAWPIYPMYDFAHALGDSIEGITHSLCTLEFEDHRPLYDWCVDNVDFAHDDALTQPLVDAGLPREAAKPRQIEFSRLNINYTVMSKRKLMALVTEQLVDGWEDPRMPTLQGLRRRGYTPAAMRLFAERVGISKQNSLIDFSVLEGALREDLDSAAPRRMAVIDPVKLVLTNLPEGHEEQLTFSNHPKDESFGSREVPFAREVWIDREDFAEVPPKGWKRLVPGGEVRLRGAGIIRCDEVIKDADGTITELRGWLDPESRPGMEGANRKVKGTIHWVSAVHGVPAEIRLYDRLFSVPNPDDESEGKTYRDYLNPESRRTVTGYVEPAAASAAPEQSFQFERTGYFVADRRDHTEAKPVFNRSVTLRDTWSA; the protein is encoded by the coding sequence ATGTCCGAGCACACCCCCGCCAGCCCCGAGACCCCCGCCGACAGCCACGAAAAGCGCGATTTCATCCGCCAGATCGTGCGCGAGGACCTGGCCAGCGGAAAGCACCAGGCGATCAAGACCCGCTTCCCGCCGGAGCCGAACGGCTATCTGCACATCGGCCATGCCAAGTCGATCTGCCTGAACTTCGGCATCGCCGGTGAGTTCAGCGGCGTCTGCAACCTGCGCTTCGACGACACCAACCCGGCCAAGGAAGATCCGGAGTACGTGGCCGCGATCCAGGACGACGTGCGCTGGCTGGGCTTCAGCTGGAACGAGCTGCGCCACGCTTCGGACTACTTCCAGACCTATTACCTGGCCGCCGAGAAGCTGATCGAACAGGGCAAGGCCTATGTCTGCGACCTGTCGGCCGAGGAAGTGCGCGCCTACCGCGGCACCCTGACCGAACCGGGCCGCCCGTCGCCGTGGCGCGACCGCAGCGTCGAGGAAAACCTCGACCTGTTCCGCCGCATGCGCGCCGGTGAATTCCCGGATGGCGCGCGCACCGTGCGCGCCAAGATCGACATGGCCAGCGGCAACATCAACCTGCGCGATCCGGCGCTGTACCGCATCAAGCACGTCGAGCACCAGAACACCGGCAACGCGTGGCCGATCTACCCGATGTACGACTTCGCCCACGCCCTGGGTGATTCGATCGAGGGCATCACCCACTCGCTGTGCACGCTGGAATTCGAAGACCACCGCCCGCTGTACGACTGGTGCGTGGACAACGTCGATTTCGCCCATGACGATGCGCTGACCCAGCCGCTGGTCGATGCCGGCCTGCCACGCGAAGCGGCCAAGCCGCGCCAGATCGAGTTCTCGCGCCTGAACATCAACTACACGGTGATGAGCAAGCGCAAGCTGATGGCGCTGGTCACCGAGCAGCTGGTGGATGGCTGGGAAGACCCGCGCATGCCGACCCTGCAGGGCCTGCGTCGCCGTGGCTACACCCCGGCCGCGATGCGCCTGTTCGCCGAGCGCGTGGGCATCAGCAAGCAGAACTCGCTGATCGACTTCAGCGTGCTGGAAGGTGCGCTGCGCGAAGACCTGGACAGTGCAGCGCCGCGCCGCATGGCGGTGATCGATCCGGTCAAGCTGGTGCTGACCAACCTGCCGGAAGGCCACGAAGAGCAGTTGACCTTCAGCAACCACCCGAAAGACGAGAGCTTCGGCAGCCGCGAAGTGCCGTTCGCACGCGAAGTGTGGATCGACCGCGAGGACTTCGCCGAAGTGCCGCCGAAGGGCTGGAAGCGCCTGGTCCCGGGTGGCGAAGTGCGGCTGCGCGGCGCCGGCATCATCCGCTGCGATGAAGTGATCAAGGATGCCGACGGCACCATCACCGAGCTGCGCGGCTGGCTGGATCCGGAATCGCGTCCGGGCATGGAAGGCGCCAACCGCAAGGTCAAGGGCACCATCCACTGGGTCAGCGCCGTGCATGGCGTGCCGGCCGAGATCCGCCTGTACGACCGCCTGTTCTCGGTGCCGAACCCGGATGACGAATCGGAAGGCAAGACCTACCGCGACTACCTCAACCCGGAATCGCGCCGCACTGTCACCGGCTATGTCGAGCCGGCCGCGGCCAGCGCCGCGCCGGAGCAGTCGTTCCAGTTCGAGCGTACCGGCTACTTCGTCGCCGACCGCCGCGACCACACCGAAGCCAAGCCGGTGTTCAACCGCAGCGTGACCCTGCGCGACACCTGGTCGGCCTGA
- a CDS encoding DUF2007 domain-containing protein — MHIVYKADNLFDAHLVKHALEDAGIPAFVFGESLLGGMGELPLFGVLRVGIPDAARTQAEDIVAALDLGQAPSDPISDADDIAGLPA, encoded by the coding sequence ATGCACATCGTGTACAAGGCCGACAACCTGTTCGACGCCCACCTGGTCAAGCACGCGCTGGAAGATGCCGGCATCCCGGCCTTCGTGTTCGGCGAGTCGCTGCTGGGCGGCATGGGCGAACTGCCGCTGTTTGGCGTGCTGCGGGTGGGAATCCCCGATGCCGCGCGCACCCAGGCCGAGGACATCGTCGCCGCGCTGGACTTGGGCCAAGCCCCATCCGACCCCATTTCAGATGCAGACGACATAGCCGGCCTGCCGGCGTAG
- the msrA gene encoding peptide-methionine (S)-S-oxide reductase MsrA has product MLGIGAFKQRLPRPEEALPGREQPLPLHSNQHFVNSHPLKDRFAGLQQIRFALGCFWGAERKFWTEPGVYSTSVGYAGGITPNPTYEEVCSGLTGHTEVVQVVFDPAVVSLERLLQLFWESHDPTQGMRQGNDTGTQYRSAIHATDEAQYAAALASREAYQAQLDAAGYGPITTEIVYPAPEYYYAEDYHQQYLAKNPNGYCGIGGTGVSCPIGLDVEAPR; this is encoded by the coding sequence ATCCTCGGCATCGGCGCCTTCAAGCAGCGCCTGCCGCGCCCGGAAGAGGCGCTGCCGGGGCGCGAGCAGCCATTGCCGCTGCACAGCAACCAACACTTCGTGAACAGCCATCCGCTGAAGGACCGTTTCGCCGGCCTGCAGCAGATCCGTTTCGCACTGGGTTGCTTCTGGGGCGCCGAGCGCAAGTTCTGGACCGAACCGGGCGTGTACAGCACCTCGGTCGGCTATGCCGGCGGCATCACCCCGAACCCGACCTATGAAGAGGTCTGCTCGGGCCTGACTGGCCACACTGAAGTGGTGCAGGTGGTGTTCGACCCGGCGGTGGTGAGCCTGGAGCGGCTGCTGCAGCTGTTCTGGGAAAGCCACGACCCGACCCAGGGCATGCGCCAGGGCAACGACACCGGCACCCAGTACCGCTCGGCGATCCACGCCACCGACGAGGCACAGTACGCCGCGGCGCTGGCCAGCCGCGAGGCGTACCAGGCGCAGCTGGATGCGGCCGGCTACGGCCCGATCACCACCGAGATCGTGTATCCGGCACCGGAGTACTACTACGCCGAGGACTATCACCAGCAGTACCTGGCGAAGAACCCGAACGGTTACTGCGGCATCGGCGGCACCGGCGTGAGCTGCCCGATCGGGTTGGATGTGGAGGCGCCGCGCTGA
- a CDS encoding transaldolase, with amino-acid sequence MSTPSKLSQLRELSVVVADTGDYEAIKRLQPVDCTTNPTLVKKALDLPVYAELIERELAWGRQQTGDREAVVHAVADRLTIGVGALLSTLVPGRVSTEVDADQAHDTAATVAKARQFIQMYADAGVPREKILIKIAATWEGVEAARILQAEGIDCNLTLIFNPTQALACSEAGAFLISPFVGRILDWYVANGQAPASIDEDPGVKFVRGVYAEFKRRGSPTVVMGASFRSTAQIEALAGCDRLTISPDLLEKLDADHGELPRKLVAGAADGAAVTPIDAAKFAADLAADPMATEKLATGIDAFAKDLQALRERIRSEL; translated from the coding sequence ATGAGTACCCCGTCCAAACTGTCCCAGCTGCGCGAACTGTCCGTGGTCGTTGCCGATACCGGTGACTACGAGGCCATCAAGCGCCTGCAGCCGGTGGACTGCACCACCAATCCGACCCTGGTGAAGAAGGCGCTGGACCTGCCGGTCTACGCCGAGCTGATCGAACGCGAACTGGCCTGGGGCCGGCAGCAGACGGGCGACCGCGAAGCCGTGGTGCATGCCGTGGCCGACCGCCTGACCATCGGCGTCGGCGCGCTGCTGAGCACGCTGGTGCCCGGCCGCGTGTCCACCGAAGTGGATGCCGACCAGGCCCACGACACCGCCGCCACCGTGGCCAAGGCCCGCCAGTTCATCCAGATGTATGCCGATGCCGGCGTGCCGCGCGAGAAGATCCTGATCAAGATCGCCGCGACCTGGGAAGGCGTGGAAGCCGCGCGCATCCTGCAGGCCGAAGGCATCGACTGCAACCTGACCCTGATCTTCAACCCGACCCAGGCGCTGGCCTGCAGCGAAGCCGGCGCGTTCCTGATCTCGCCGTTCGTCGGCCGCATCCTGGACTGGTACGTGGCCAACGGCCAGGCCCCGGCCAGCATCGACGAAGACCCGGGCGTGAAGTTCGTGCGCGGCGTGTACGCCGAATTCAAGCGTCGCGGTTCGCCGACGGTGGTGATGGGCGCCTCGTTCCGTTCGACCGCGCAGATCGAAGCGCTGGCCGGCTGCGACCGCCTGACGATCTCGCCGGACCTGCTGGAGAAGCTGGACGCCGACCACGGCGAGCTGCCGCGCAAGCTGGTGGCCGGTGCGGCCGATGGCGCGGCGGTGACCCCGATTGATGCGGCGAAGTTCGCGGCGGATCTGGCCGCCGATCCGATGGCGACCGAGAAGCTGGCGACCGGTATCGATGCGTTTGCCAAGGATCTGCAGGCGCTGCGCGAGCGCATTCGTTCGGAACTGTGA
- the rnk gene encoding nucleoside diphosphate kinase regulator, whose translation MSTASGLPPSITVSTFDMDRLDAMLESPALSQTPAALALAEELNRATVLAPDQIPEGIVMMHSRVECEDEVSGEKHVLTLVFPREANVDEGKVSVLAPVGSALLGLSIGQSIDWNAPGGRKLRLRVTAVHNDRP comes from the coding sequence ATGAGTACCGCCAGCGGCCTGCCGCCGTCGATCACCGTTTCCACCTTCGACATGGACCGCCTGGACGCCATGCTCGAATCCCCTGCGCTGAGCCAGACGCCTGCCGCGCTCGCGCTTGCTGAAGAACTCAACCGTGCCACCGTGCTGGCACCGGACCAGATTCCCGAAGGCATCGTCATGATGCATTCGCGCGTGGAGTGCGAAGATGAAGTGTCGGGCGAGAAGCACGTCCTGACCCTGGTCTTCCCCCGCGAAGCCAACGTCGATGAAGGCAAGGTTTCCGTGCTGGCCCCGGTCGGCAGTGCCCTGCTCGGCCTTTCAATCGGCCAGAGCATCGACTGGAACGCGCCCGGCGGCCGCAAGCTGCGCCTGCGCGTGACCGCGGTCCACAACGACCGCCCCTGA
- a CDS encoding LysR substrate-binding domain-containing protein — protein sequence MNLRDLKYLVALADHKHFGRAAASCFVSQPTLSTQIRKLEEELGLPLVERAPRKVMLTPAGQEAAARARVIVSEVEQLKEAARRSRDPEAGTVRLGIFPTLGPYLLPHVIPRIRDRFPELELLLVEEKSDVLLDRLREGKLDAALLALPVIDDQLHAEFLFEEPFLLAVSGRHPLARREHLDVQELATQKLLLLEDGHCLRDQALEVCRLFGANEKSEFRATSLETLRQMVAADVGITLLPSLSVQPPVPRSNNIRLLDFTGEGRPSRRIAMIWRRSSAMNDFLMELADQFKRLPQALFTLEAVNAAGDTAALPGPALNG from the coding sequence ATGAACCTACGTGATCTGAAGTACCTGGTAGCCCTGGCCGACCACAAGCATTTCGGCCGGGCTGCCGCCTCATGCTTCGTCAGCCAGCCCACGCTGTCCACGCAGATCCGCAAGCTGGAAGAAGAGCTGGGCCTGCCACTGGTGGAACGCGCACCGCGCAAGGTGATGCTGACCCCGGCCGGCCAGGAAGCGGCGGCACGGGCGCGTGTGATCGTGTCCGAAGTGGAACAGCTGAAGGAAGCGGCGCGACGCAGCCGCGACCCGGAAGCCGGTACGGTGCGCCTGGGGATCTTCCCGACCCTCGGCCCGTACCTGCTGCCGCATGTGATCCCGCGCATCCGCGATCGCTTCCCGGAGCTGGAACTGCTGCTGGTCGAGGAAAAGAGCGATGTGCTGCTGGACCGCCTGCGCGAAGGCAAGCTGGACGCCGCGCTGCTGGCCCTGCCGGTGATCGACGACCAGCTGCATGCCGAGTTCCTGTTCGAGGAACCGTTCCTGCTGGCCGTTTCCGGGCGCCACCCGCTGGCCCGTCGCGAACACCTGGACGTGCAGGAACTGGCCACGCAGAAGCTGCTGCTGCTGGAAGACGGGCATTGCCTGCGCGACCAGGCACTGGAGGTCTGCCGCCTGTTCGGCGCCAACGAGAAGTCCGAGTTCCGCGCCACCAGCCTGGAAACCCTGCGGCAGATGGTCGCCGCCGACGTCGGCATCACCCTGCTGCCGAGCCTGTCAGTGCAGCCGCCGGTCCCGCGCTCGAACAACATCCGCCTGCTCGACTTCACCGGCGAAGGCCGTCCCAGCCGCCGCATCGCCATGATCTGGCGCCGCAGTTCGGCCATGAACGACTTCCTGATGGAGCTGGCCGACCAGTTCAAGCGCCTGCCGCAGGCGCTGTTCACCCTGGAGGCGGTCAACGCCGCCGGCGACACTGCCGCCCTGCCCGGCCCCGCGCTGAACGGCTGA
- the ahpF gene encoding alkyl hydroperoxide reductase subunit F, whose protein sequence is MLDANLQSQLKTYLERVTRPIQITAHADDGAKSQEMLELLQTLDSLSDKISLQVLRDGQGRVPSFDLGTPGQDIHLTFAGLPMGHEFTSLVLALLQVGGHPSKATAELIEQVQNLEGDYRFETYFSLSCQNCPDVVQALNLAAVLNPRIQHVAIDGALFQDEVEKREIMSVPTVYLNGEVFDQGRMTLEQIVAKLDTNASKRDAEKIAAKDAFDVLVVGGGPAGAAAAIYAARKGIRTGIAAERFGGQVLDTMAIENFISVKETEGPKLATALEQHVREYEVDIMNLQRASALVPAGEDGLVQVQLENGAVLKSRSVILSTGARWRQMNVPGEDQYRNKGVAYCPHCDGPLFKGKRVAVIGGGNSGVEAAIDLAGIVSHVTLLEFDSSLRADEVLQKKLRSLGNVTVLTSAQTTEVLGDGSRVTGLVYKDRVGGDAHRVELEGIFVQIGLLPNTEWLKDTVALSPRGEVVIDDRGQTNLPGVFAAGDCTTVPYKQIIIAMGAGSTAALSAFDHLIRSSVSNSSGAVAEAA, encoded by the coding sequence ATGTTGGACGCCAACCTGCAGTCGCAGCTGAAGACCTATCTGGAGCGCGTGACCCGCCCGATCCAGATCACCGCGCACGCCGACGATGGCGCCAAGTCGCAGGAAATGCTGGAACTGCTGCAGACCCTGGACAGCCTGTCGGACAAGATCTCGCTGCAGGTGCTGCGCGACGGCCAGGGCCGCGTGCCCTCGTTCGACCTGGGCACCCCGGGCCAGGACATCCACCTGACCTTCGCCGGCCTGCCGATGGGCCACGAGTTCACCTCGCTGGTGCTGGCACTGCTGCAGGTGGGCGGTCATCCGTCCAAGGCCACCGCCGAGCTGATCGAGCAGGTGCAGAACCTGGAAGGCGACTACCGCTTCGAAACCTACTTCTCGCTGTCCTGCCAGAACTGCCCGGACGTGGTGCAGGCCCTGAACCTGGCCGCGGTGCTCAACCCGCGCATCCAGCACGTGGCCATCGACGGTGCCCTGTTCCAGGACGAAGTCGAGAAGCGCGAGATCATGTCGGTGCCGACCGTGTACCTCAACGGTGAAGTGTTCGACCAGGGCCGCATGACCCTCGAGCAGATCGTGGCCAAGCTGGATACCAATGCCAGCAAGCGCGATGCCGAGAAGATCGCTGCCAAGGACGCCTTCGACGTTCTGGTGGTGGGCGGTGGCCCGGCCGGCGCTGCAGCGGCAATCTACGCCGCACGCAAGGGCATCCGCACCGGCATCGCCGCCGAGCGTTTCGGTGGCCAGGTGCTGGACACCATGGCGATCGAGAACTTCATTTCGGTGAAGGAGACCGAAGGCCCGAAGCTGGCCACGGCGCTGGAACAGCACGTGCGCGAGTACGAGGTGGACATCATGAACCTGCAGCGCGCCAGTGCGCTGGTGCCAGCCGGTGAAGACGGCCTGGTGCAGGTGCAGCTGGAAAACGGCGCGGTGCTGAAGTCGCGTTCGGTGATCCTGTCCACCGGCGCGCGCTGGCGGCAGATGAATGTGCCGGGCGAGGACCAGTACCGCAACAAGGGTGTGGCCTACTGCCCGCACTGCGATGGCCCGCTGTTCAAGGGCAAGCGCGTGGCGGTGATCGGCGGCGGCAACTCCGGCGTGGAAGCGGCCATCGACCTGGCCGGCATCGTGTCGCATGTGACCCTGCTGGAGTTCGATTCCAGCCTGCGCGCCGATGAAGTGCTGCAGAAGAAGCTGCGCAGCCTCGGCAACGTCACCGTGCTGACCAGCGCGCAGACCACTGAAGTGCTGGGCGACGGCAGCCGCGTCACCGGCCTGGTCTACAAGGACCGCGTCGGCGGCGACGCCCACCGCGTCGAGCTGGAAGGCATCTTCGTGCAGATCGGCCTGCTGCCCAACACCGAGTGGCTGAAGGACACCGTGGCGCTGTCGCCGCGTGGCGAGGTCGTCATCGACGACCGCGGCCAGACCAACCTGCCGGGTGTGTTCGCCGCTGGCGATTGCACGACGGTACCCTACAAGCAGATCATCATCGCCATGGGCGCCGGCTCAACCGCCGCACTGAGCGCGTTCGACCACCTGATCCGCTCGTCGGTGAGCAACAGCAGCGGTGCCGTTGCTGAAGCGGCCTGA
- the ahpC gene encoding alkyl hydroperoxide reductase subunit C yields MSLINTQIQPFEANAYHNGEFIKVSDNSLKGQWSVLIFMPAAFTFNCPTEIEDAADHYAEFKKAGAEVYIVTTDTHFSHKVWHETSPAVGKAQFPLVGDPTHQLTRAFGVHIEEEGLALRGTFIINPEGVIKTLEIHSNEIARDVAETLRKLKAAQFTAANPNQVCPAKWKEGEKTLTPSLDLVGKI; encoded by the coding sequence ATGTCCCTCATCAACACCCAGATCCAGCCGTTCGAAGCCAACGCTTACCACAATGGCGAGTTCATCAAGGTTTCCGACAACAGCCTGAAGGGCCAGTGGTCCGTCCTGATCTTCATGCCGGCCGCCTTCACCTTCAACTGCCCGACCGAGATCGAGGACGCGGCTGACCATTACGCCGAGTTCAAGAAGGCCGGCGCCGAGGTCTACATCGTCACCACCGACACCCACTTCTCGCACAAGGTGTGGCACGAAACCTCGCCGGCCGTCGGCAAGGCCCAGTTCCCGCTGGTCGGCGACCCGACCCACCAGCTGACCCGCGCCTTCGGCGTGCACATTGAAGAGGAAGGCCTGGCCCTGCGCGGCACCTTCATCATCAACCCGGAAGGCGTGATCAAGACCCTGGAGATCCACTCCAACGAGATCGCCCGTGACGTCGCCGAGACCCTGCGCAAGCTGAAGGCTGCCCAGTTCACCGCCGCCAACCCGAACCAGGTCTGCCCGGCCAAGTGGAAGGAAGGCGAGAAGACCCTGACCCCGTCGCTGGACCTGGTCGGCAAGATCTAA